A window of Macrotis lagotis isolate mMagLag1 chromosome X, bilby.v1.9.chrom.fasta, whole genome shotgun sequence contains these coding sequences:
- the LOC141497418 gene encoding LOW QUALITY PROTEIN: olfactory receptor 7A10-like (The sequence of the model RefSeq protein was modified relative to this genomic sequence to represent the inferred CDS: inserted 1 base in 1 codon) — translation MEPENQTHVSGFLLLGLSEKPEQQLPLFGLFLGMYMITTVGNLLIMLAIGSDSHLHTPMYFFLSNLSFVDLCLMSTTIPKMLVNILTCSKVISFAGCLAQMYFFMVFAXIDNFLLTVMAYDHFVAICHPLHYVTIMNPQICGLLVMISWTISLLNSALHILMVMQLSFCSERKLPHFFCDISQVTKLSRSNTFINDTLVYFAAGLLGILPLTGILFSYSQICSSLLRVPSCRGRYKAFSTSGSHLSVVSLFYGTGLGVYLSSSSTHSSWKISVASVMYFVVTPMLNPFIYSMRNKDIKDVMRRVFNKIPPPH, via the exons ATGGAACCAGAAAACCAAACACATGTATCAGGATTCCTCCTTCTGGGACTTTCTGAGAAGCCAGAGCAGCAATTGCCCCTCTTTGGGCTCTTCCTGGGCATGTACATGATCACTACAGTTGGGAATCTTCTTATTATGCTAGCCATTGGCTCTGACTCCCACCTCCACACTCCAATGTACTTCTTCCTCTCTAATCTATCCTTTGTTGATCTTTGTCTGATGTCCACTACAATTCCAAAAATGCTGGTGAACATTTTAACATGTAGTAAGGTTATCTCCTTTGCTGGGTGCCTTgctcaaatgtatttctttatgGTTTTTG TTATTGATAATTTTCTCCTCACTGTGATGGCCTATGACCATTTTGTGGCCATCTGTCACCCCCTACATTATGTCACCATAATGAATCCACAGATTTGTGGCCTTTTGGTTATGATCTCATGGACTATTAGTCTTCTAAACTCTGCTCTCCACATCTTAATGGTTATGCAACTGTCCTTCTGTTCTGAACGcaaacttcctcattttttctgTGATATTAGTCAGGTTACAAAACTCTCCCGTTCGAACACATTCATCAATGACACCTTAGTATATTTTGCAGCTGGTCTGTTGGGTATTCTCCCACTCACAGGAATCCTTTTCTCTTATAGTCAGATCTGTTCCTCCTTATTGAGAGTCCCATCTTGTAGGGGAAGATATAAAGCTTTTTCTACTTCTGGATCTCACCTCTCTGTTGTTTCATTATTCTATGGCACTGGGCTTGGAGTGTATCTGAGTTCCTCATCTACTCACTCTTCCTGGAAAATCTCAGTTGCCTCAGTGATGTATTTTGTGGTCACTCCCATGTTGAACCCCTTTATCTACAGCATGAGGAACAAGGACATAAAAGATGTGATGAGGAGAGTCTttaacaaaatacccccccctcATTGA